Proteins from one Mucilaginibacter jinjuensis genomic window:
- a CDS encoding DUF2252 domain-containing protein, producing MLKLSERLIAYNQPLLPDMVKLKYEAMAENEYRFYRGTCNLFYEDLAKVKKFPKSPVAWICGDLHLENFGSYTADNKLVYFDLNDFDESTKAPATWEVVRLITSIFIAFDSLDIEQEKALSMAKLFLKTYAETLTKGKAYSIDPRTAQGIVCDFLTAAENNNQKVILRKRTEEKKHKIVLSLTDERHIKIKKKLRAELVNHIEDWITNSSDGPYNFKVKDAVFRLAGTGSIGLKRYLFLLKSTNTKGKYLLLDMKQSTTSALAPYTDIPQPEWTTQADRIVTVQQRMQYISSSLLSTTVFREQPFVLQELQPVKDSIKFKLIKDRYRDIYRVIDDMAMLTASSQLRSAGMDGTAPIDDLIAFAKEPDWQDYLVTYAQKYAGQIKTYYQEFLKDFENGVFNTEPEIEEQKAS from the coding sequence ATGTTAAAACTTTCCGAACGCCTGATCGCATACAATCAACCCTTATTGCCCGACATGGTTAAACTCAAATATGAGGCCATGGCCGAAAACGAATATCGTTTTTACCGGGGCACTTGTAACCTGTTTTACGAAGACCTGGCAAAGGTTAAGAAATTTCCAAAATCGCCTGTGGCATGGATTTGCGGCGACTTACATCTCGAAAACTTTGGCAGTTACACAGCTGATAATAAACTGGTATATTTCGACTTAAATGATTTCGACGAGAGTACTAAAGCCCCTGCCACCTGGGAGGTAGTGCGACTGATCACCAGTATTTTTATAGCTTTTGATTCTTTAGATATCGAGCAGGAGAAAGCTTTAAGTATGGCCAAGCTTTTCTTAAAAACTTATGCCGAAACTTTAACAAAAGGAAAGGCTTACAGCATAGACCCACGTACTGCACAGGGCATTGTATGCGACTTTTTAACTGCAGCCGAGAATAACAACCAGAAAGTTATTCTGCGTAAGCGCACCGAAGAGAAGAAACACAAAATTGTGCTGTCGCTAACTGATGAGCGTCACATCAAAATAAAAAAGAAACTGCGTGCCGAACTGGTAAATCATATTGAAGACTGGATTACCAACAGCAGCGATGGCCCTTACAATTTTAAGGTGAAAGATGCTGTGTTCAGGTTGGCAGGCACGGGCAGTATCGGCCTTAAACGGTATTTATTTTTGTTGAAGAGTACCAACACCAAAGGCAAATATTTGCTGCTGGATATGAAACAATCTACCACTTCGGCATTGGCTCCCTATACTGATATACCCCAACCCGAATGGACAACCCAGGCCGATCGCATTGTTACCGTGCAGCAGCGCATGCAATATATTTCTTCATCCCTGTTAAGCACCACGGTTTTCAGGGAGCAGCCTTTTGTATTGCAGGAGCTTCAGCCCGTAAAAGACAGTATTAAATTTAAGCTGATTAAAGACCGCTACCGTGATATTTACCGGGTAATTGATGATATGGCCATGCTTACGGCATCGTCCCAGTTACGTAGTGCCGGGATGGATGGCACTGCCCCAATTGACGATCTGATTGCCTTTGCCAAAGAACCCGACTGGCAGGATTACCTGGTTACTTATGCACAGAAATACGCCGGGCAGATTAAAACTTACTACCAGGAATTTTTGAAAGATTTTGAGAACGGCGTTTTTAATACCGAACCTGAGATAGAAGAGCAGAAAGCAAGTTAA
- a CDS encoding DUF5686 and carboxypeptidase-like regulatory domain-containing protein — MAVLFALPLKIYAQDATPPPAATAPTVIKGVITDAKTKETLPAVTVTFVGTTIGVSADANGNYTLKGTGPYTQVKFSFIGYKSVYVTVTPGQELVKNIVMGEDTHLLNEVVIKSGKKVRYRNKDNPAVELIRKVIEHKKQNRLESYDYAEYHQYEKMIFALSNLSDKFRDKKMFKNYQFLFREQDSTQIGGKTLLPLYMEEKLSHNFFRKQPYTKKQFIEANKQVKYDESFVDNQGLTAYFNRMYQDIDIYDNNVSLLGNQLLSPIADAAPSVYKFFITDTLKDVSPNLIELSFTPRSTTDLLFEGKIYITMDGNYVVERAALSVNKNINLNFVRQMQAVLAFDKNTDGRYHLSQSDLKIDFGLSKNKGGGILGERVVMLSDFATNVPRPAKTYEGPAEVIAPTAADRGDDYWNKNRPDTLKASEASIYKDIDSLQTIPSFKRTMDIVTLVLAGYKNYGPFEVGPVNTFYNFNPIEGFRLRLGGRTTTTLSKRYYFETYGAYGFKDEKFKYFLSGTYSLNNKSIYSFPQSYLRASYQKDTQIPGQELQFVQEDNFLLSFKRGYNDILTYNNIFRLDYVHEFLNHFSYKFELKNWKQNPAGPDVGGALYYQNTVNGQPNNINWLTTTELSTELRYAPHEKFYQGKLYRTPIPDKYPIFTLRYQQGIKVLGGDYHYENFTGNISKRFYLSQLGFADVSTEGGYVVGKLPFPLLDIHHANQTYALQLQSYNLMNFLEFVSDHYAAINIDQNFNGYFFNKIPLLKKLKWREVVSYKVLWGGLRAENNPANDPSLIQFPERNGHPFVYTLNNGPYQEGSIGIANIFKILRIDYVERFSYLDHPDTSKHGIRFFVVLQF; from the coding sequence ATGGCCGTGCTTTTTGCACTTCCATTAAAAATATACGCACAGGATGCCACTCCACCACCGGCTGCAACAGCTCCAACTGTAATCAAGGGTGTTATTACCGATGCCAAAACCAAAGAGACGTTACCTGCTGTAACCGTAACCTTTGTGGGTACAACCATAGGCGTAAGTGCCGATGCTAACGGTAATTACACGCTAAAAGGCACCGGGCCATATACCCAGGTTAAGTTTTCGTTCATTGGCTATAAGTCGGTATACGTAACGGTTACCCCAGGGCAGGAACTGGTTAAGAACATTGTAATGGGCGAGGATACCCACCTGCTTAATGAGGTGGTGATCAAATCGGGCAAAAAAGTTCGTTACCGTAATAAAGATAACCCGGCTGTTGAGCTGATCCGCAAGGTTATCGAGCACAAAAAACAAAACAGGTTGGAGAGTTATGATTATGCCGAATATCACCAATATGAAAAAATGATATTTGCGCTGAGCAACTTATCTGATAAGTTCCGCGATAAAAAAATGTTTAAGAACTACCAGTTCTTATTCCGCGAACAGGATTCGACCCAAATTGGCGGTAAAACACTGCTGCCTTTGTATATGGAGGAGAAGCTTTCGCACAACTTTTTCCGCAAGCAGCCCTATACTAAAAAGCAATTTATTGAGGCCAACAAACAGGTTAAGTACGACGAAAGCTTTGTAGATAACCAGGGTTTAACAGCCTATTTTAACCGCATGTACCAGGATATTGATATTTACGATAACAATGTCTCACTGTTGGGTAACCAGCTGCTAAGCCCAATTGCCGATGCCGCGCCTTCGGTTTACAAATTCTTTATTACAGATACGCTGAAAGATGTAAGTCCGAACCTGATTGAGTTAAGCTTTACGCCACGCAGTACTACCGATTTATTGTTCGAAGGAAAGATCTACATCACCATGGATGGTAACTATGTCGTTGAACGTGCTGCCTTATCTGTCAACAAAAACATCAACCTTAACTTTGTAAGGCAAATGCAGGCCGTGCTTGCCTTTGATAAAAATACCGATGGCCGTTACCATTTAAGCCAGAGCGATTTAAAAATAGACTTCGGCCTGAGTAAAAATAAAGGTGGTGGTATTTTGGGCGAACGTGTGGTAATGTTAAGCGATTTTGCCACCAACGTACCACGCCCTGCGAAAACTTACGAAGGCCCGGCCGAGGTAATAGCCCCAACGGCTGCAGATAGGGGTGATGATTATTGGAATAAAAACCGTCCGGATACGCTGAAGGCATCTGAAGCAAGCATCTATAAAGATATTGATAGTTTACAAACCATCCCATCCTTTAAACGCACGATGGATATTGTGACGCTGGTATTGGCCGGTTATAAAAACTACGGCCCGTTTGAGGTTGGCCCGGTAAATACATTCTATAACTTTAATCCGATAGAAGGTTTTAGGTTGAGGCTCGGTGGGCGTACCACCACAACTTTAAGCAAACGGTACTATTTTGAAACCTATGGAGCTTATGGTTTTAAGGACGAAAAATTTAAATACTTTTTAAGCGGCACGTATTCGCTCAACAATAAATCAATCTACTCGTTCCCGCAAAGTTATTTACGTGCCAGCTATCAGAAAGATACCCAGATACCCGGGCAGGAGTTGCAGTTTGTGCAGGAAGATAACTTTTTGCTTTCCTTTAAACGTGGGTATAACGACATTTTAACCTATAACAATATTTTCAGGTTAGATTATGTGCACGAGTTTCTGAACCATTTTTCTTACAAATTTGAGTTAAAGAATTGGAAGCAAAACCCGGCAGGCCCGGATGTAGGCGGCGCTTTGTATTATCAAAATACAGTAAACGGCCAGCCTAATAACATTAACTGGCTAACCACAACAGAGCTATCAACCGAGCTACGTTACGCCCCTCATGAGAAATTTTACCAGGGAAAACTATATCGTACACCTATTCCTGATAAGTACCCTATTTTCACACTTCGTTACCAACAAGGTATTAAAGTACTTGGCGGCGATTACCATTACGAAAACTTTACGGGCAATATCAGCAAACGCTTTTATTTATCGCAGTTAGGTTTTGCCGATGTAAGTACCGAGGGTGGCTACGTAGTCGGTAAGTTGCCGTTCCCGTTGCTGGATATCCACCATGCCAACCAGACTTACGCTTTGCAGCTACAATCGTACAACTTAATGAACTTCCTGGAGTTTGTGAGCGATCACTATGCAGCCATTAACATTGACCAAAATTTTAACGGGTACTTCTTTAACAAAATCCCGTTGCTTAAGAAGTTGAAATGGCGCGAAGTAGTATCGTACAAAGTGCTTTGGGGCGGATTGCGGGCAGAGAATAACCCGGCTAACGATCCATCATTAATACAATTTCCTGAAAGAAACGGGCACCCGTTTGTTTATACCTTAAACAATGGGCCTTATCAGGAGGGCAGTATTGGTATTGCCAATATATTTAAGATCCTGCGGATTGATTATGTAGAACGTTTCAGCTACCTCGATCACCCGGATACTTCTAAACATGGTATCAGGTTCTTTGTGGTGTTGCAGTTCTAA
- a CDS encoding helix-turn-helix domain-containing protein, which produces MPAKTSHQTDDRILYSCYSNTSREGEQFVAEHIFSYGIEGCNDLFINGKNYVFKAGDFRYIRRNQLAKFTKHPVPGGEYRALSIRLDQATLHSLSEEFNLHPSKPYNGEAALILEPNKKLLNFVESLQPYVDGTGELNQMMVSLKVKEAIMILLETNPDLKDALFDFNEPGKIDLEAYMTEHYKFNVDISRFAYLTGRSLATFKRDFEKIFKTSPNRWLQQKRLEDAHYLLKEKGWKTSDVYMEVGFKDFSHFSFAFKKAYGVAPSRLV; this is translated from the coding sequence ATGCCAGCAAAAACAAGCCACCAAACAGACGACCGGATTTTGTATTCCTGCTACTCCAACACCAGCCGGGAGGGTGAACAATTTGTGGCCGAACACATTTTTAGCTACGGTATTGAGGGCTGCAACGACCTGTTTATTAACGGCAAAAATTACGTGTTTAAGGCGGGCGATTTTCGGTATATCCGCCGTAACCAACTCGCCAAATTTACCAAGCACCCCGTGCCGGGCGGAGAGTATAGGGCACTATCAATTCGGTTGGATCAGGCAACTCTGCACAGCCTGAGCGAGGAGTTTAATCTGCATCCATCCAAACCCTATAATGGCGAAGCTGCCCTGATTTTAGAGCCGAATAAAAAGCTGTTAAACTTTGTTGAGTCGCTGCAACCCTACGTTGATGGCACCGGTGAGCTGAACCAAATGATGGTAAGCCTGAAAGTAAAAGAGGCCATCATGATTTTGCTCGAAACCAACCCCGACCTTAAAGATGCCCTCTTCGATTTTAACGAACCCGGCAAAATAGACCTGGAGGCCTACATGACCGAGCACTACAAGTTTAATGTAGACATCAGCCGCTTTGCTTACCTCACCGGCCGCAGCCTGGCCACTTTTAAACGCGATTTTGAGAAGATCTTTAAAACCTCGCCCAACCGCTGGCTGCAGCAAAAACGTCTCGAAGATGCCCACTACCTCCTCAAAGAGAAAGGCTGGAAAACCTCTGATGTGTACATGGAAGTCGGGTTTAAAGATTTTTCGCACTTTTCATTCGCCTTTAAAAAGGCTTATGGAGTTGCGCCATCGAGGTTGGTGTGA
- a CDS encoding oxidoreductase: MANTWFITGSSRGLGRSLTEAVLAKGDNVAATARNPEQLNDLVEKYPNQILPIKLDVTNYDAVYDAVAQAVKHFGRIDVLVNNAGFGIVGAAEAFTDEQVRSQLETNLYAPIEITRAVLPYMRKQRAGRILQISSIGGRVGNAGVSIYQAAKFGLSGFTESLAKEVAPLGILVTSVEPGGFRTDWAGASMTYAPAIEGYEDTVEKRTELFKSGAFVPMGDPDKAAKVMIDLVENPEPPMHLVLGSEAIGMLKNADAQRTAEMEKWLPVSISTDHDEAENFLETDAGKFFLKERSK; encoded by the coding sequence ATGGCAAATACATGGTTTATAACCGGCAGCTCCCGCGGATTGGGACGTAGCCTTACCGAGGCAGTACTGGCAAAAGGCGATAACGTAGCCGCAACAGCCCGTAACCCCGAACAATTAAATGACCTGGTTGAAAAATACCCCAACCAGATACTCCCCATAAAGCTCGATGTAACTAATTACGATGCCGTTTACGATGCCGTAGCCCAAGCTGTTAAACACTTTGGCCGTATCGATGTATTGGTAAATAACGCTGGTTTCGGTATAGTTGGCGCCGCAGAAGCTTTTACCGACGAACAGGTGCGAAGCCAACTGGAAACCAACTTATATGCACCTATTGAAATTACACGCGCGGTATTGCCTTACATGCGTAAACAGCGCGCAGGCCGCATTTTGCAGATCAGCTCCATTGGTGGCCGTGTAGGTAACGCGGGCGTGAGCATTTACCAGGCTGCTAAGTTTGGTTTGAGCGGATTCACCGAATCATTGGCTAAAGAAGTTGCACCGCTGGGCATACTGGTTACCAGTGTTGAGCCTGGTGGTTTCCGTACCGATTGGGCAGGTGCTTCTATGACTTACGCGCCTGCAATTGAAGGCTACGAAGACACTGTTGAAAAACGTACCGAGCTATTTAAGAGCGGTGCATTTGTACCCATGGGTGACCCGGACAAAGCCGCAAAAGTGATGATCGACTTAGTAGAAAATCCTGAGCCACCAATGCACCTGGTATTAGGTAGCGAAGCCATCGGCATGTTGAAAAATGCGGATGCCCAACGAACAGCCGAAATGGAAAAATGGTTGCCGGTAAGTATTTCTACCGACCATGACGAGGCCGAAAACTTCCTGGAAACCGATGCAGGTAAGTTTTTTTTGAAGGAAAGAAGCAAATAA
- a CDS encoding transglutaminase-like domain-containing protein, with protein MKFSVSGALSYQVKSAATFILNIHALRTPDQSVLKETFTVDPHSNSEELVAQTENRFVRFEVTESAYVNVNYHAVIDTSYKQTAGHLLTDVPVMQMDNTVIPYFFPSRYCQSDKLFRFAHNKFGKIDNAFEKVCALTDWIHDNVEYLSGSTTSQTSAYDTVTEQAGVCRDFAHLGIALCRALDIPARYFTGYAYQLNPPDFHACFEAFMGGQWVIFDATKLVPLNGLVKIATGRDAAEAAIASIFGDVTSTFISASCQLAADSFEPIYYDSNNPIGLTYL; from the coding sequence ATGAAGTTCAGCGTTTCGGGGGCATTAAGTTATCAGGTCAAATCGGCCGCAACATTTATTTTAAATATACATGCCCTCCGCACGCCGGACCAGTCTGTGCTAAAAGAAACTTTTACTGTAGACCCGCATAGCAATTCGGAAGAGCTGGTTGCCCAAACCGAAAATCGTTTTGTACGGTTCGAGGTAACCGAATCCGCCTATGTAAACGTTAACTATCATGCAGTTATCGATACCTCGTATAAACAAACTGCCGGGCACCTGCTAACAGATGTACCGGTAATGCAGATGGACAACACTGTGATACCCTATTTTTTCCCCAGCAGGTATTGCCAGTCCGACAAGCTTTTCCGCTTTGCACATAACAAGTTTGGCAAAATTGATAACGCCTTTGAGAAGGTATGCGCGCTTACGGATTGGATCCACGATAATGTGGAATACTTGAGCGGCTCTACCACTTCACAAACTTCGGCGTATGATACTGTTACCGAGCAGGCCGGTGTTTGCCGCGATTTTGCGCACCTTGGTATCGCCCTTTGCCGTGCGCTGGATATCCCGGCACGTTATTTTACCGGCTACGCCTATCAACTAAACCCGCCCGATTTTCATGCCTGTTTCGAAGCCTTTATGGGTGGCCAATGGGTAATATTTGATGCCACTAAACTGGTGCCGCTTAACGGCCTGGTAAAAATAGCAACCGGCCGCGATGCCGCAGAAGCTGCCATTGCCAGTATTTTTGGCGATGTTACCAGCACCTTTATATCGGCCTCGTGCCAATTGGCTGCCGATAGCTTCGAGCCTATTTATTACGATAGCAATAACCCTATAGGGCTTACTTATTTATAA
- a CDS encoding glycoside hydrolase family 88 protein, whose translation MKNTLKTCLVAVCSIAINFASAQNTFKTDQSLLQTINQNFKDADVQYKLMKESLKPGQFPKTFNPKTGVLETSGSDWWCSGFYPGTLLNIYKETKDTVLLSEAKRMLGLLSNEQYNKNTHDLGFMMYCSFGTAEKIAPDAKYKQILINSAKSLSTRFNPKVGCIKSWDSKKPEFLVIIDNMMNLELLFWATKVTGDSSYYKIAVTHANTTMKNHFRPDYSSYHVINYDPQTGAVIQKRTAQGYANESAWARGQTWGLYGYTLMYRETHDKKYLEQAEHIAHFILHNPNLPKDKVPYWDFNAPNIPDALRDASAGAVMASALLELCKYSDAKSGREYFNVAQTLIKSLSDSPYKAANGTNGGYLLAHSVGNIPGGTEIDQPLTYADYYFVEAMMRYQSFAKN comes from the coding sequence ATGAAGAATACGTTAAAAACCTGCCTTGTAGCTGTGTGCAGTATTGCTATCAATTTTGCCTCAGCTCAAAATACTTTTAAAACAGATCAATCGCTTCTGCAAACCATCAATCAAAATTTTAAGGATGCTGATGTACAGTATAAGCTGATGAAGGAAAGCCTGAAACCCGGCCAGTTCCCCAAAACATTTAATCCTAAAACAGGTGTACTGGAAACCAGCGGATCTGACTGGTGGTGCAGTGGCTTCTATCCCGGAACTCTGTTAAACATCTATAAGGAAACTAAAGACACCGTTTTGTTAAGCGAGGCCAAACGTATGTTAGGCCTGCTCAGTAACGAGCAATACAATAAAAACACGCACGATCTGGGCTTTATGATGTATTGCAGTTTTGGCACTGCCGAAAAGATAGCACCCGATGCTAAATACAAGCAGATCCTGATTAACAGTGCCAAATCATTATCTACCCGGTTTAACCCTAAGGTAGGCTGTATTAAATCGTGGGACTCTAAGAAACCGGAATTTTTGGTCATCATCGATAACATGATGAACCTCGAACTGCTGTTCTGGGCCACCAAAGTAACCGGCGATTCGAGCTATTATAAAATAGCGGTAACCCATGCCAATACCACCATGAAAAACCATTTCAGGCCCGATTATAGTTCATACCATGTGATTAACTACGACCCGCAAACAGGTGCCGTAATACAGAAACGTACCGCACAGGGCTATGCCAATGAATCGGCTTGGGCACGGGGCCAAACCTGGGGATTATACGGTTATACCTTAATGTATCGTGAAACTCATGACAAAAAGTACCTGGAGCAGGCAGAGCATATTGCCCATTTCATATTGCATAACCCAAATCTACCTAAAGACAAAGTTCCTTACTGGGATTTCAACGCACCCAATATCCCTGATGCTTTGCGCGATGCATCAGCCGGTGCGGTAATGGCTTCGGCATTGCTGGAACTTTGCAAATACTCTGATGCTAAAAGCGGCCGCGAATATTTTAATGTGGCGCAAACACTTATCAAATCATTATCTGATTCGCCATATAAAGCGGCTAATGGTACAAACGGTGGTTATTTGTTAGCGCATAGCGTAGGCAATATCCCCGGCGGTACAGAAATAGATCAGCCTTTAACCTATGCCGATTATTATTTTGTAGAAGCCATGATGCGCTACCAGTCCTTTGCTAAAAACTAA
- a CDS encoding peptidase, with product MTYCLGIKVKQGLVAIADTRITSGSDVTIKKKLFVLQKEQCSMFIMTSGLRSVRDKAMVYFEELLDSNLADYDKLYKAVNAFGEQVKRVGEEDRESLEKAGFKFNLNTIIGGQMKNDEEHKLFLLYPEGNWVELGEGAPYVIIGNAAQGKAILNRSLNRESSLKLCLKAGFLSFDSTRISAADVDFPIDVAVYETNSFKMIEHHYDQDDLGKVSAQWDMELKKALKNISNQWMDATFNDITKTKKKKSKKA from the coding sequence ATGACCTATTGTTTAGGCATTAAAGTAAAACAAGGGCTGGTTGCCATTGCCGATACACGCATTACTTCGGGTAGCGATGTAACCATTAAAAAGAAGCTTTTTGTATTGCAGAAAGAGCAATGCTCGATGTTTATCATGACCAGCGGACTACGTTCTGTACGCGACAAAGCCATGGTTTATTTTGAAGAACTGCTGGATAGTAACCTTGCCGATTACGATAAACTATACAAAGCCGTAAATGCCTTTGGCGAGCAGGTGAAACGTGTTGGCGAGGAAGACCGCGAGTCGCTCGAAAAGGCTGGGTTTAAATTTAACTTGAATACCATTATTGGCGGACAGATGAAGAATGATGAAGAGCACAAACTCTTCCTCCTTTATCCCGAAGGTAACTGGGTTGAGTTGGGCGAGGGCGCACCTTATGTAATTATTGGCAACGCTGCACAGGGTAAAGCAATACTAAACCGCAGCTTAAACCGGGAATCGAGCCTGAAACTTTGTTTAAAGGCCGGTTTTCTATCATTCGACTCTACCCGTATCAGTGCTGCAGATGTTGATTTCCCGATTGATGTGGCGGTGTATGAGACCAACAGTTTTAAAATGATTGAGCACCATTATGATCAGGATGACCTCGGTAAAGTTTCGGCACAATGGGATATGGAACTAAAAAAAGCGCTAAAAAACATCTCAAACCAATGGATGGATGCGACGTTTAATGATATAACAAAGACTAAAAAGAAAAAGAGTAAAAAAGCATGA
- a CDS encoding NADP-dependent oxidoreductase, which produces MKAVLIYKFGGPEELKYEDAPEPIINPNDVLIKVIATSVNPVDWKIRKGEHGDIKFPAILGWDVSGVITKVGSDVHDYKVGDEVYARPDLKRNGTYAEYVAVKASEIYFKPKSVDHTTAAAIPLASLTAWQGIFDHGKLQAGQKILIHGASGGVGTFAVQFAKWKGAYVIGTASGDNIDFLKELGADEVIDYKKEKFEEKLKDIDVVFDTRGGDTQIKSIEVLKQNGILVSTVGIKDKEALKPKNIEGVAYMAQSTPNDLKQIGELVDAGKVKAIIAKVLPLKNIIQAHKLSEEGHTRGKIVLTVGE; this is translated from the coding sequence ATGAAAGCTGTTTTGATCTACAAATTCGGCGGCCCCGAAGAATTAAAATACGAAGATGCCCCCGAGCCAATCATTAACCCGAATGACGTTTTAATAAAAGTAATAGCCACCAGCGTAAACCCGGTAGACTGGAAAATACGCAAAGGCGAACATGGCGACATTAAATTCCCGGCTATATTGGGTTGGGATGTTTCGGGAGTGATTACAAAAGTGGGCAGCGATGTACACGATTACAAAGTGGGCGACGAAGTTTACGCCCGCCCCGATTTAAAACGCAACGGTACTTATGCCGAATATGTAGCTGTTAAGGCAAGCGAAATTTACTTCAAACCAAAATCTGTAGATCATACTACCGCCGCGGCCATTCCTCTGGCGAGCTTAACCGCATGGCAGGGAATTTTTGATCATGGTAAGTTACAAGCCGGGCAAAAGATCCTGATCCACGGTGCATCTGGCGGAGTGGGTACCTTTGCCGTACAGTTTGCCAAATGGAAAGGTGCTTATGTAATCGGTACCGCCTCTGGCGATAACATCGACTTTTTGAAAGAACTTGGCGCAGACGAGGTGATAGACTACAAGAAAGAAAAATTTGAAGAAAAGCTAAAAGACATCGACGTAGTGTTTGATACCCGCGGCGGCGATACCCAGATCAAATCTATCGAAGTACTAAAACAGAACGGTATACTGGTAAGCACCGTTGGCATAAAAGATAAAGAAGCCCTTAAACCTAAAAATATTGAAGGTGTAGCATACATGGCACAGTCTACCCCCAATGACTTAAAACAAATCGGCGAACTGGTTGATGCCGGCAAAGTAAAGGCCATCATAGCCAAAGTATTACCACTAAAAAATATTATCCAGGCGCATAAACTGAGCGAAGAAGGGCATACAAGAGGTAAGATTGTGTTGACGGTTGGGGAGTAA
- a CDS encoding helix-turn-helix domain-containing protein, with the protein MKTIPVHQLKDRGVPSGIDMHHFVPGELPAKVGDLGAHRDDHYLFFLLEDGHAELMIDFHKMDFYPNSLYYILPGQVHHRIKGDIAHGWYIAVDPMLISPEYRNVFETQLILQQPYVLDEKHMQQCQSLLNLLSQKHKEDQQSTFQIQILHSLLQSFVGMVACCYNQQQTGGIQLTRPLQLSQQFKKLLSENIHTVKSPSAYAAKLNVSESYLNEALKKATGFSVSYWITQEVVMEAKRLLYYSELNVKQIAHNLGYDDHTYFSRLFKKSTDETPLGFRTQHRK; encoded by the coding sequence ATGAAAACTATTCCGGTACATCAGTTAAAAGACAGGGGCGTTCCATCGGGGATAGATATGCATCATTTTGTACCGGGGGAGCTGCCTGCAAAAGTTGGCGACCTCGGTGCCCATCGCGACGATCATTATTTGTTTTTCCTGTTAGAAGATGGCCATGCCGAACTGATGATCGATTTTCATAAAATGGATTTTTATCCCAATTCACTCTATTACATACTCCCCGGCCAGGTTCATCACCGTATAAAAGGTGATATTGCCCATGGATGGTATATTGCTGTTGACCCGATGTTGATATCGCCCGAATACCGCAACGTATTTGAAACCCAGTTGATACTGCAACAGCCTTACGTACTGGACGAAAAGCACATGCAGCAATGCCAAAGCCTGCTCAACCTGCTTTCTCAAAAACATAAGGAAGATCAGCAAAGCACCTTTCAGATTCAAATTCTCCATTCGCTGTTACAATCATTTGTTGGTATGGTGGCCTGCTGCTATAATCAACAGCAAACCGGTGGTATCCAACTCACACGCCCTTTACAGTTATCGCAGCAATTTAAAAAACTGTTGAGCGAAAACATCCATACTGTTAAAAGCCCTTCGGCGTATGCGGCTAAGTTAAATGTGTCAGAATCATACCTCAATGAGGCGTTAAAAAAAGCAACGGGTTTCTCTGTAAGCTATTGGATAACGCAGGAAGTGGTGATGGAAGCCAAGCGGCTTTTATACTACAGTGAACTTAATGTAAAGCAAATTGCCCATAATTTGGGTTATGACGATCACACCTATTTTTCACGCCTGTTTAAGAAAAGCACTGACGAAACACCATTAGGCTTTCGTACACAGCACCGCAAATAG